The sequence below is a genomic window from Salinispira pacifica.
ATGCATGGTATGCGGCATGCAAATATCAAGCAGAGAGCACCGGTCGCACTTCTTTTTGTCATACACAGCAGGTGGCGTCTGGCCTGATTCAAAGATATTTCTGGTATGATCAATGGTTGCGATCGTTTCTGCTCTGAGCTCAGTATCAAAGGAAATTGATGTACGGCGATGCTCCTGCAGATAATAAATCTGCCCTTCGGGCACAGTCACGCTGAACATCTCCTGAAGACATAGTGCCTGTGCGCATAGCTGAACCAAATCATAGTTGTCCGGCTTTTTCCTTCCACGTTTGAATTCTACTGGCTTAACCGACTCGTAGTTTTTTGTTGTTGTTTTAACGAACTCGACTAGATCTGCTTTTCCAATAAGTCCATACTGTAAGGAACGCAAAGCAAGGCCGTATTCTGTACGATTAGTACGTCTGGACTCATTGTGTACAATATCAACCCGCTCATGAAGTATATTTCCTTCAATTGTATATCTGTTTTCTGCCCATACCTGCTCAATGTGGATGAGAGCATACTGCCGTTCACAAAACAGAACATGTTGAAGGGCGGAAATTGGTATCAGGTCTGTTTCAGAATACATAGTTTCCTCAATAGAGCCGGGGTGGATGAACCCCGGCTTATGGATTTAAATAAAAGAGTGTAGTTTTACACCTTCAGGGAGTGCTTGCTCATCGATTTGTATCTGATAATCAGCGAAAGACCTTGCTGGTGTATCAGAGTCTCCGTTTGCACGGGTAACCTCTATTCGATCGAATAATGTGTGTGCGGGGGCATTCCCGAGAGCAGAGTCATGTTCAAATACATATAATCCCCTTGCAGTCATTAGACCTCGGGCTGCTGAACGGTCATGCTCGAACATATTAATCAAGGATTCCCAGAACAGCTTTAGATCATCTTCGGTAAATCCGGTTTGTTCAGCCAAATGAGCAGATACGAATCCATGGGTTCGGTACAGACCGTAGGGAATTGTGTACTTTCGTCCCATAGTCCGATTATCACCCTTCTGCTTTTTGGCTTCTTCTTCCGTTGCTACAGCCATTCTAGTGATACTATGTTCCAGGGTAACAACCGGTTCAATAGAGCGCCCAAACACGAGTTGAATAGGACCTCGAACTTGCCCGCAATTATTAGTTTTTAGACTCATCACTGCACCGAATGTCCGTATGTCGAAAAAATTCCTGCACATATATTCCCGGCCCTTAACGATTTTTACACTTTTATCGCTCGCCGCTTTTACAGATTCATCCTCATATGCTTCACCCTGAGTTCTACTCAGCACCGCTTTTTCTTTCACGTAGATATCATGTGGCTTCTGATTTCCTTTTACAATCTGTACGTAGTTTCTAATCTTCCGTTTCAGACAGACATCGGTCACAAGCCCCATACCGGTTTCCGCATCAATTCGAGGCAGATTTCCTGCATCGGGATCTCCGTTTGGATTACCATCTTGGACATCAAACAGATAGGTGAAGTCATACCTTCGATTTACCGTATTACTCATTGTTTTCTCCTTCTGATACATTGTTTTTCTTGAAAAAGTCTTGTCGCTGGTGGTAGTAGCCAATTGCAAAGCGAGCCTGATCTTCAATATTCATATGTGCAGGAATCGAAGTAGGCAGTTCTCCCATGATCTCGGCAAGCCGCTTTTCATGAACAGTTTTGAATGCAGGGTTATCAATCTTTGCAAGATGATAGTTTTTTAACTTCAATAGCTGTGGGAATGCGGTAACCGGATTTGAGCTTGCTGAAGAATAGTACCGTTCCCGTATTGTTGAGTTGATCGATCGGCCTCCGCTTGCATCCTCCTGAATCTTTTCCAGAGCTGCAAATAAACGACCTAGTCGGTAACCGACATTGGTATTTTCTTTGTCTAATGCCACTTTTATCTCCTTTTTGAGGTTGTTATGAGATTTCCTTTCTTTCCGATTAAGATAAGCTTTTAGCAATGCTGCTCGAATATGATAGATTTTCTGCTCTGCCCGAATGCGACGAATACACTGGTGTAACATGGGTACAGGATACGGCTGGTTATTCAAGACTGAACGCATCATATTTCCGGCAAGGTTTGGCGGAACATTATCCGATTTCCAATCAAGTACCGTGGATTTTAAAAGATATGACAATGATGGTTTTGGTTCATCCACTCTTGCTCCTTCTATTTCCAGATCCATGAGATGTTGTCGGATGTTATTCGCAAATTCTTCCACCGTTGCTTCGTGCCAAAACCTGACCGAAATTCTTGCTGCATTTGGGGCTAACCCAAGGATGTAGAACTTTGAACTTTTCTCTTCAGGGGGAATTCCTGTCAGTACGGAATAGAAGGTGTTGCTAAGCTTTTCAATATCCTTATCTGGGTTATCGCGTTCCTTTTTCGGAGTGGTAAAGAATGAAGGGAAATGTTTCTCAAAATTTGATTCACTCTTTTGAGCCCAGAATACTACCGAAGTATCACCAATCTGTAGACGGTTTCGGGAACCTTTTGCAAGCAAAAGGTTGAGTGCTGTTGTGTAGGCAAATGTGACAGTTTTACTGATAGGCGCATTAAAATTCTGCTCCTTACAATACGAGTCATACCCTCTTTGCTTCTGGAATGAGACAAGTGCTGCACCTGCTTTTTGTGCACCATAAACACCTTTAATAGCTGGGTGAATACGGTTAATTAAACCCTTTTCACCGGTTACCATACATCTGCCAAACTTAAATTCATCCGAGGATGCAGTTTTCAGTTCTTTTAAGTCGCTCATTAGGCTCTCAGTAATAGAACTTCCCGCTTCTCCTTGAAGCTTGAACGTGAGATTCGGATTGGTTTCGTAAATTTCATCCCATACTGAATCTGCATGATTTTTACCATAATTCTCAGCTTCAAATGTGTTCAGAAAATTCATGACAGCTTTCACCTGCGGTTTATCAGCAATTGAACTGAGCATTTCGGATTGCTTTTCTATGAAAGCATGGTGCCGCTCTTGGACATTATTTCTCTGTTTTGATGTGATACCTAAAACGTACTCTGCAGAATCCCATAATAAATTTGCTTTAATCCCGGAAGTTTTTTTCTCACCTTGCGGTACTAAAAATGGTTTTCCATTGTTTTTTCCCCCTCCTGTCTCCCTTGTATCTTCAAAACGAACCAAATTTCCTTGCTTATCCAGTACAATTAAAAATGGTATCTGTTTTCTTTCAAAGCCTTCAGGAGGGATGTTACTGTTTGGATCGTCAGCCTTTCGTTGATAGTATTCGTATAACGCTTGAATGATCACAGATAAACCTCCCCACTATCCCAATCGGGGACTTCAATCACACCATTCTTCATTAATGGCCGATAAAACGCAGGCCGTATTTCCTGATCTTCGTCATCGGGTTTTGGAAATTGCATATCATAGAGCATAAACCCCAGATCAGAATCTTCATGAATAGGTTGTTTTTCGCGCTCTCCTTTTTCATGATCAATTAATGCAAACCTGCAGCTGTATTCCCTGCAGCCGAGGTAGGGCTGGTTGAAGCATTGTCCTTTGCCTGCACGTCTTTCGAACATTGCATTGTACTTCGCAGGATTTTCGTCCTTCCGTGGTTCGCCCTTTTCTGGATGGAAGCGCAGTTCGGCATACAGGCGGTATGCAACGTCGCGTAGAATCAGTCCGGCTCGCTGTTGTCGGACATCTTCGATATACACACCATCTGTTCGAGTGATATAGGCACCCACTTCGTTCCGCCGGATTGAAGTCCACCTGATGGGTTTGAGAACCTCAATTTTTTTCACCTGCCACGAAACCGAAGGTTTCCAGAGAATAGCTTCAAATATTCCTCTAGCAGCAGAGGGAGTAATAACATCGTAGCTTACTCGCTCAACTTTCATTTCCGGTCGGGTAAAACATGCATAGTCTCCTTCTACTTCCAGGCAAAAGGTTTTGTAATAGTGTTCCAACCGTACCTCCTTTGTTACGTCATGTAATCCTGCACAGAAAGCTCAGGACCATCCATATTCAGGCCATATACTTCACTGTATAGGTTTGTAGCACTTTGAACGTATAAGCCGTCCATGCCTTTAACCGGACGTATAAAATTATTTAATTCTAACTTTCTTGAAACCGGCAGCGGAACGGAAACAGAATATCTTTGTAGTTTCCTAAGAATTGTACGATTCGGACCGAGGAATTCTAATTTTTCTACCAATTTCTCGCCGTCTTGATACCATACTACTATTGGTCTTTGTTCGGAATTATCAATGAGGCAAAATTTCTCTGCTGCGGATCGAAACTGAAATTGAAAGTTTCGTGTACGTTCACCTGCAAGTAATGCCATGATCCCTTTTTCGTCAAAACTATTTAACTTTGAGTAAAACTCAGTGAAATACTTTCGAAACACTTCTGGATCTAACCGTTCCACTAATTCTGGACAGGCTTGCAAAATATCCTGTCCTGCATATTGTCCTTTTCTCAGCAGACCAGGAGGGGCATCTCGTTCGGGTTGAAAAATATAGGTTGTCCCAAGATGCGGTAATTTGCCTTCTCGATTACATCGTCCAGCGGCTTGTGCTATGGAATCGAATCCGGAAACTGCTCTGAATACGACTGGAAAATCTATATCAACTCCTGCTTCCACCAACTGTGTACTGACGACGCGAAGAGGAGAGTTCGCTTTCAATTTGTCTTTTATTGTGCGAATGACCACAGATCTATGTTGTGGGCACATTAGTGCAGATAGATGAATGGTACCATTGGGTAGTAGATCAAACAGCTGTTTGCAATCACGCCTGGAATTTACAATAGTCAAGACTTGATCAAATTCATCCATAGCTTCAGCAACTTCTGGCCAACTAGTTTTTTCAAGACCATCCTTCATGATCTTGATTCGAACGCGCTGAAGTTGTCTGCTTAATTCCTCTGGTTTTTTAATAATCTCTGTTACATCTGCAGAATTGAAACCATGCAACACCTCGCTTCCAGCATCAATATTTTCTGATAGAACGGGTTGGGTTGCAGTGGAAAGCACAATTGAGCAGTTAAACATCTTGATCAGCCCACGCATGCTGGAGATAATTGGCTGAAGATATTGAGGAGGTATCATTTGAGCTTCATCCAGAAGGATGACCGAATTAGCAATATTATGTAACTTTCGTGACGCTGAAGTTCGTGCAGCAAACAGAGACTCAAACAGTTGTACATTTGTTGTGACAATAATTGGAGCTTCCCAGTTCTCACTAGCGAGCTTTGATCTATTGGTTTCAGTATCCGGATTCAAATTTGAATGATGCTCGATGACGACCCCGTTGCCGAATACTTTGCGATACTGCTCAGCTGTTTGTTCAATGATACTTGTATATGGAATTGCGACAATCACTCTGTCCATCTTGTGAGTTACCGCATGATCGAGTGCGAAGGTCATTCCAGAAAGAGTTTTGCCTCCTCCGGTGGGAACTGTAAGGGTAAAGATTCCTGGCTTCTCATTTGCTCGTTCCCTGCACTGTGATAATACAGATTTTCGAATTTGGTTTACGGTTGTTTCCTCAGCAGATTCTGATAGCTGATACATATAGATATCAAGATTTTGTTTAAGTTTCGTGAGACTAAGCGCATAGTTGCCCCGTTGATTTGCAGAATCGGGACTCATGTATGCTTCGGTATCAAGAAAATCAGCATCAACTAAGCATGAGAAGAGCATTCGAATCCATAAATGCAGGTTCTCTTCCATAAGCGTATCTGCTTCCTGATTTTGCACAAGATTGCATGGCATTGAACTTGGCAATTCTGTATTAATAAACTCATCGGGTATTGGTGACTGCAAGGCTTTATCCAGGTGGTGTTCTTCAGTCCAACGACCGGATAGCGCTCCACCTATATTTGGAGAATGATCCCAATCAGGCAAACCTGCGTGGTGTCCGGCGATGATATATCCAAGAATCTTTGCAAAATTCTCACCTTCTTTTCCAAATTTTCTTTTTGCTAAAAGAGCCCCGACAATCGAATGGTCGACACGTCCAGCGCCACCCTCAGTATTTATTTCATTCATGTAGCCTGATACCTTTCGGATGTACTGTTGAAAGTCAGGTTTGTATTTTCCAAGATCATGCCATAATCCTGCGATTTTTGCCCAATCTTGATTCCCGAATCTGCTTGCAAATTTAGCCGCTTTTTCAGCAACATCCACAAGATGCTCATGAAGTTCATGGGGAGGAGCCCAATTCCCAGAGTTGTCCTGTTTTACATGTGCTACAAAATCCATATTCATTAACGCCCTCTTTTGCTAAATCAACAGTGTCAGTTTATTTCTATCCAGTTTCACCTACCGAAACT
It includes:
- the cas4 gene encoding CRISPR-associated protein Cas4 encodes the protein MYSETDLIPISALQHVLFCERQYALIHIEQVWAENRYTIEGNILHERVDIVHNESRRTNRTEYGLALRSLQYGLIGKADLVEFVKTTTKNYESVKPVEFKRGRKKPDNYDLVQLCAQALCLQEMFSVTVPEGQIYYLQEHRRTSISFDTELRAETIATIDHTRNIFESGQTPPAVYDKKKCDRCSLLDICMPHTMHVNGNHVRRYMQNHIRKNLQEDLD
- the cas7c gene encoding type I-C CRISPR-associated protein Cas7/Csd2, coding for MSNTVNRRYDFTYLFDVQDGNPNGDPDAGNLPRIDAETGMGLVTDVCLKRKIRNYVQIVKGNQKPHDIYVKEKAVLSRTQGEAYEDESVKAASDKSVKIVKGREYMCRNFFDIRTFGAVMSLKTNNCGQVRGPIQLVFGRSIEPVVTLEHSITRMAVATEEEAKKQKGDNRTMGRKYTIPYGLYRTHGFVSAHLAEQTGFTEDDLKLFWESLINMFEHDRSAARGLMTARGLYVFEHDSALGNAPAHTLFDRIEVTRANGDSDTPARSFADYQIQIDEQALPEGVKLHSFI
- the cas8c gene encoding type I-C CRISPR-associated protein Cas8c/Csd1 — encoded protein: MIIQALYEYYQRKADDPNSNIPPEGFERKQIPFLIVLDKQGNLVRFEDTRETGGGKNNGKPFLVPQGEKKTSGIKANLLWDSAEYVLGITSKQRNNVQERHHAFIEKQSEMLSSIADKPQVKAVMNFLNTFEAENYGKNHADSVWDEIYETNPNLTFKLQGEAGSSITESLMSDLKELKTASSDEFKFGRCMVTGEKGLINRIHPAIKGVYGAQKAGAALVSFQKQRGYDSYCKEQNFNAPISKTVTFAYTTALNLLLAKGSRNRLQIGDTSVVFWAQKSESNFEKHFPSFFTTPKKERDNPDKDIEKLSNTFYSVLTGIPPEEKSSKFYILGLAPNAARISVRFWHEATVEEFANNIRQHLMDLEIEGARVDEPKPSLSYLLKSTVLDWKSDNVPPNLAGNMMRSVLNNQPYPVPMLHQCIRRIRAEQKIYHIRAALLKAYLNRKERKSHNNLKKEIKVALDKENTNVGYRLGRLFAALEKIQEDASGGRSINSTIRERYYSSASSNPVTAFPQLLKLKNYHLAKIDNPAFKTVHEKRLAEIMGELPTSIPAHMNIEDQARFAIGYYHQRQDFFKKNNVSEGENNE
- the cas5c gene encoding type I-C CRISPR-associated protein Cas5c, whose translation is MEHYYKTFCLEVEGDYACFTRPEMKVERVSYDVITPSAARGIFEAILWKPSVSWQVKKIEVLKPIRWTSIRRNEVGAYITRTDGVYIEDVRQQRAGLILRDVAYRLYAELRFHPEKGEPRKDENPAKYNAMFERRAGKGQCFNQPYLGCREYSCRFALIDHEKGEREKQPIHEDSDLGFMLYDMQFPKPDDEDQEIRPAFYRPLMKNGVIEVPDWDSGEVYL
- a CDS encoding CRISPR-associated helicase/endonuclease Cas3, with the protein product MNMDFVAHVKQDNSGNWAPPHELHEHLVDVAEKAAKFASRFGNQDWAKIAGLWHDLGKYKPDFQQYIRKVSGYMNEINTEGGAGRVDHSIVGALLAKRKFGKEGENFAKILGYIIAGHHAGLPDWDHSPNIGGALSGRWTEEHHLDKALQSPIPDEFINTELPSSMPCNLVQNQEADTLMEENLHLWIRMLFSCLVDADFLDTEAYMSPDSANQRGNYALSLTKLKQNLDIYMYQLSESAEETTVNQIRKSVLSQCRERANEKPGIFTLTVPTGGGKTLSGMTFALDHAVTHKMDRVIVAIPYTSIIEQTAEQYRKVFGNGVVIEHHSNLNPDTETNRSKLASENWEAPIIVTTNVQLFESLFAARTSASRKLHNIANSVILLDEAQMIPPQYLQPIISSMRGLIKMFNCSIVLSTATQPVLSENIDAGSEVLHGFNSADVTEIIKKPEELSRQLQRVRIKIMKDGLEKTSWPEVAEAMDEFDQVLTIVNSRRDCKQLFDLLPNGTIHLSALMCPQHRSVVIRTIKDKLKANSPLRVVSTQLVEAGVDIDFPVVFRAVSGFDSIAQAAGRCNREGKLPHLGTTYIFQPERDAPPGLLRKGQYAGQDILQACPELVERLDPEVFRKYFTEFYSKLNSFDEKGIMALLAGERTRNFQFQFRSAAEKFCLIDNSEQRPIVVWYQDGEKLVEKLEFLGPNRTILRKLQRYSVSVPLPVSRKLELNNFIRPVKGMDGLYVQSATNLYSEVYGLNMDGPELSVQDYMT